One Streptomyces hundungensis DNA segment encodes these proteins:
- a CDS encoding DUF1295 domain-containing protein: MTGFPWHTFATNLPLTALAVLAVLLVTFAIALAVGMHRVVDIAWGIGFTAVAVVAYTVPAGHGDETRRLLVTLVTAIWGLRLAAHIAWRGRGHGEDPRYERMLNKAPGSRNAYALRMVYLLQGGLIWLISLPVQAAQFTPGPLGVADVIGGVLWAAGLVFESVGDFQLARFKADPAHHGRIMDRGLWAWTRHPNYFGDFLVWWGLFALACGTWQSAVVSLVSPLLMSFLLTRGSGKHLLEQHMKDRPGYTAYAARTSGFLPLPPRRRPTSTAARP, encoded by the coding sequence ATGACGGGTTTCCCCTGGCACACCTTCGCCACCAACCTGCCCCTGACGGCCCTCGCGGTGCTCGCCGTCCTCCTGGTCACCTTCGCCATCGCTCTGGCCGTCGGCATGCACCGCGTGGTGGACATCGCGTGGGGCATCGGATTCACCGCCGTCGCCGTCGTCGCGTACACCGTCCCGGCAGGCCACGGCGACGAAACGCGACGCCTCCTGGTGACCCTCGTGACGGCGATCTGGGGGCTGCGCCTGGCCGCACACATCGCTTGGCGTGGGCGCGGACACGGCGAGGATCCGCGCTACGAGCGCATGCTCAACAAGGCGCCCGGCAGCCGGAACGCGTACGCCCTGCGCATGGTCTACCTCCTCCAAGGCGGCCTGATCTGGCTGATCTCGCTGCCCGTTCAAGCCGCCCAGTTCACCCCCGGCCCGCTCGGCGTCGCCGACGTGATCGGAGGCGTGCTGTGGGCGGCGGGACTGGTCTTCGAGTCGGTGGGCGACTTCCAACTCGCCCGGTTCAAGGCCGACCCCGCACACCACGGCCGGATCATGGACCGAGGCCTGTGGGCGTGGACCCGCCACCCCAATTATTTCGGGGACTTCCTCGTCTGGTGGGGCCTGTTCGCCCTGGCCTGCGGCACCTGGCAGTCGGCCGTGGTCAGCCTCGTCTCACCTCTGCTCATGTCGTTCCTCCTCACCCGCGGCAGCGGAAAGCATCTTCTGGAACAACACATGAAGGACCGCCCCGGCTACACCGCGTACGCGGCCCGCACCAGCGGCTTCCTCCCCCTCCCACCGCGTCGGCGCCCCACCTCGACGGCGGCACGACCATGA
- a CDS encoding alpha/beta hydrolase produces MLLHGGRADGLTPPPWVNLPALRLRWFGTAILRAQPRHTLLLASVRYRRRGWNGQQADPVHDAHDALNELGRLAPGLPVVLIGHSMGGRAALRAAEHPSVRGVVALAPWCPTNEPVSHLRDRTVALLHDPKDRVTRADQTWAFAERARAHGADVHTVAMPHGGHTMIRGAQHWQKLAAHFATAILNGTPLTQPS; encoded by the coding sequence ATGCTGCTGCACGGTGGCCGCGCCGACGGCCTCACGCCACCACCGTGGGTCAATCTGCCCGCGCTACGCCTGCGTTGGTTCGGCACCGCGATCCTGCGCGCCCAACCACGGCACACGCTGCTGCTCGCCTCAGTGCGCTATCGCCGCCGCGGCTGGAACGGGCAACAGGCCGACCCCGTCCACGACGCCCACGACGCCCTCAACGAACTCGGCCGCCTGGCCCCCGGCCTCCCAGTCGTCCTCATCGGCCACTCCATGGGCGGCCGGGCAGCGCTGCGGGCCGCCGAGCATCCATCAGTACGGGGCGTCGTGGCCCTGGCTCCGTGGTGCCCCACGAACGAACCCGTCTCCCATCTGCGGGACCGAACCGTCGCCCTGCTCCACGACCCGAAGGACCGGGTGACGCGAGCCGACCAGACATGGGCCTTCGCCGAGCGGGCCCGTGCCCACGGCGCCGATGTGCATACGGTGGCCATGCCACATGGCGGACACACCATGATCCGCGGCGCTCAGCACTGGCAGAAGCTGGCTGCTCACTTCGCCACTGCGATCCTCAACGGCACGCCGCTCACTCAACCGAGTTGA
- a CDS encoding GNAT family N-acetyltransferase: MEPVTLETGRLVLRALAAADVDAVYEACQDEAIQFYTPVPVPYRRTDAEKLVGEKLPAQWADDRDYTLGAFRKDTGALVGTYCLTLVSRGVWELGYWAVREQRGRGYSVEAARALCDWGWATLDVHRIEWWAMVGNTGSRAVAERLGFTVEGTLRNRSIANDGKPHDWWVGGLLRP; the protein is encoded by the coding sequence ATGGAACCAGTGACGCTTGAGACCGGTCGTCTGGTGCTGCGGGCCCTGGCAGCTGCCGACGTGGATGCGGTGTACGAAGCCTGCCAGGACGAGGCCATTCAGTTCTATACGCCGGTGCCGGTGCCGTACCGGCGCACAGACGCGGAGAAGCTCGTCGGTGAGAAGCTGCCCGCTCAGTGGGCCGACGACAGGGACTACACCCTCGGTGCGTTCCGCAAGGACACCGGCGCCCTTGTCGGCACGTACTGCCTGACCCTCGTCAGCCGCGGCGTGTGGGAGCTCGGTTACTGGGCGGTCAGGGAACAGCGCGGACGCGGGTACTCCGTGGAGGCTGCTCGGGCTCTGTGTGACTGGGGCTGGGCCACCCTCGATGTGCACCGGATCGAGTGGTGGGCCATGGTCGGCAACACCGGCTCGCGTGCCGTCGCCGAGAGACTCGGCTTCACCGTCGAAGGGACGCTGCGCAATCGCAGCATCGCCAACGACGGCAAACCGCACGACTGGTGGGTGGGCGGACTGCTGCGGCCCTGA
- a CDS encoding MBL fold metallo-hydrolase gives MRLTKFGHACVRVEHDGTTVVIDPGAFTDPSALAGADAVLITHEHMDHFEEPRLRAALEADPALRVWTNRAVAAQLDGMARRVTTVGEGDAFAIGGLDVTVHGEWHAEIHPDIPRVSNIGFLLGGRLFHPGDAFTLPPYAVDTLLLPLAAPWSKASEVLDYTRAAGARQAIPVHEATLSPIGRAVYTRLLGPEGPGTEAELVVLGDGETHHLN, from the coding sequence ATGCGCCTCACCAAGTTCGGACATGCCTGCGTACGCGTCGAGCACGACGGCACCACCGTCGTCATCGACCCCGGCGCCTTTACCGACCCCTCCGCCCTGGCCGGCGCCGACGCCGTCCTGATCACCCACGAACACATGGACCACTTCGAGGAACCCCGCCTGCGCGCCGCCCTCGAAGCCGACCCGGCACTGCGGGTATGGACGAACCGAGCCGTCGCCGCACAACTGGACGGCATGGCGCGGCGGGTCACCACGGTCGGCGAAGGCGACGCCTTCGCAATCGGCGGCCTCGACGTCACCGTGCACGGCGAATGGCACGCCGAGATCCACCCCGACATCCCGCGCGTCAGCAACATCGGCTTCCTCCTCGGCGGGCGACTTTTCCACCCCGGTGACGCCTTCACCCTGCCGCCTTACGCGGTGGACACCCTGCTGCTGCCCCTCGCGGCACCCTGGAGCAAGGCCTCCGAAGTCCTCGACTACACCCGGGCCGCCGGAGCCCGCCAGGCCATACCCGTCCACGAAGCCACACTCAGCCCGATCGGCCGCGCCGTCTACACCCGCCTCCTCGGACCCGAAGGACCGGGCACCGAAGCAGAACTCGTGGTGCTGGGCGATGGTGAGACCCACCACCTGAACTGA
- a CDS encoding MarR family winged helix-turn-helix transcriptional regulator codes for MPSPDPRPDALELAADLRAALGSLVRSLRHGDELPQNQAAVLGLLIRDDRSCTIAELAALQRVRHQSMARTVALMTQAGLVVQEPHPTDGRKLLVGATETGRTALLHQRARREQVIATAIESRLTPTEQDQLRAAVGLLERLS; via the coding sequence ATGCCCAGTCCTGACCCTCGCCCGGACGCCCTGGAACTCGCCGCCGACCTGCGCGCCGCCCTCGGCAGCCTCGTCCGCTCCCTGCGCCACGGCGATGAACTGCCCCAGAACCAGGCCGCCGTCCTCGGCCTGCTCATCCGTGACGACCGCTCCTGCACCATCGCCGAACTTGCCGCACTCCAGCGCGTCCGCCATCAGTCGATGGCTCGCACCGTCGCCCTGATGACCCAGGCCGGGCTCGTGGTCCAGGAGCCCCACCCCACCGACGGCCGCAAACTCCTGGTTGGCGCGACCGAGACCGGCCGCACCGCCCTCCTCCACCAGCGCGCCCGCCGCGAACAGGTGATCGCCACCGCCATCGAATCCCGCCTCACCCCCACCGAACAGGACCAACTGCGCGCCGCAGTGGGCCTCCTGGAACGCCTGTCCTGA
- a CDS encoding UDP-N-acetylmuramoyl-L-alanyl-D-glutamate--2,6-diaminopimelate ligase: MKLSELLTGHDHEVLLGDPQTQITAGTCFDAHRVSPGSLFIAVPGHREGGPEAVGPALARGAVAVLVDAATPDLPAFVRAAEGGVCVVRVPDTRSAASVVSSRYYGQPGRDMDMVAVTGTNGKTSVSYMVESVLRLAEGARVGVIGTAGNRIGDTLIPMPRSVLTTPESPDFQYLLGQMRDREVSTVVLEATSMGLLNHRVDHAFIDVGIFTNLTQDHLDDHGTMENYRDAKLRLFQGLCRRAVVNADDPVGAGIGALMPGEVTTYALDAEADYRASELSMDAFGTRFTLHHDGHKYPAAIPVPGRFSVANALATVAACHVLGHDLAKLVAALDRMPPVPGRFERFQTPRGTSVIVDYAHSPDSLDKVLTAIREFATNKVITVFGCGGDRDTTKRPQMGQIAGTHSDLVVLTSDNPRNEDPETILDQITPGLVASGTRFERCADRGQAIAFALSTAGPDDIVLVAGKGSEPYQIVGEQLLPFSDMATVRELASAQQ; encoded by the coding sequence GTGAAGTTGAGCGAGTTGCTGACCGGACATGACCACGAGGTACTTCTGGGCGATCCGCAGACACAGATCACCGCCGGAACGTGCTTCGACGCGCACCGCGTCTCCCCGGGCTCCCTGTTCATCGCGGTGCCCGGGCACCGCGAGGGCGGCCCCGAAGCCGTCGGCCCTGCCCTGGCCCGCGGCGCCGTAGCGGTACTGGTCGACGCCGCGACGCCCGATCTCCCGGCCTTCGTGCGGGCGGCGGAAGGCGGCGTGTGTGTCGTCCGGGTCCCCGACACCCGGTCGGCGGCCTCAGTCGTCTCCTCCCGCTATTACGGCCAGCCCGGCCGGGACATGGACATGGTGGCCGTCACCGGCACCAACGGGAAGACCTCGGTCTCGTACATGGTGGAGTCCGTGCTGCGGCTCGCCGAAGGCGCGCGGGTGGGAGTGATCGGGACGGCCGGCAACCGCATCGGCGACACACTGATCCCCATGCCGAGATCGGTGCTGACCACGCCGGAGTCGCCGGACTTCCAGTACCTGCTGGGACAGATGCGCGACCGCGAGGTGAGCACCGTGGTCCTGGAGGCCACATCGATGGGCCTGCTCAACCACCGGGTGGACCACGCTTTCATCGACGTCGGCATCTTCACCAACCTCACCCAGGACCACCTGGACGACCACGGGACCATGGAGAACTACCGGGACGCGAAACTGCGCCTGTTCCAGGGGTTGTGCCGGCGGGCGGTGGTCAACGCCGACGACCCGGTGGGAGCCGGAATCGGGGCCCTGATGCCCGGCGAGGTCACCACGTACGCCCTGGACGCCGAGGCGGACTACCGGGCGAGCGAGCTGAGTATGGACGCCTTCGGTACGCGCTTCACCCTCCACCACGACGGCCACAAGTACCCGGCGGCGATCCCCGTCCCCGGCCGGTTCTCGGTGGCCAATGCCCTCGCCACCGTGGCGGCCTGCCACGTGCTGGGCCACGACCTGGCGAAACTGGTCGCAGCCCTCGACCGGATGCCGCCGGTCCCGGGACGCTTCGAACGCTTCCAGACCCCGCGGGGCACATCCGTGATCGTGGACTACGCGCATTCGCCCGACTCGCTGGACAAAGTCCTCACCGCCATCCGGGAATTCGCCACCAACAAAGTCATCACGGTCTTCGGCTGCGGCGGCGACCGGGACACCACCAAACGCCCCCAGATGGGGCAGATCGCCGGCACCCACTCGGACCTGGTCGTCCTCACCTCCGACAACCCCCGCAACGAAGACCCCGAGACGATCCTCGACCAAATCACGCCGGGCCTGGTTGCGAGCGGCACACGCTTCGAGCGGTGCGCCGACCGCGGACAGGCCATCGCTTTCGCCCTGTCCACCGCCGGGCCGGACGACATCGTCCTGGTCGCGGGGAAGGGCAGTGAGCCCTACCAGATCGTCGGCGAACAACTACTGCCCTTCAGCGACATGGCGACGGTACGCGAACTCGCTTCCGCACAGCAGTAG
- a CDS encoding putative Ig domain-containing protein has protein sequence MKSAGTAQSPSGQALAAPTPPSSPQQPHRACNDTRPDHANCQALQADSAADQQHGLSAAPSGYGPADIQSAYNLPAGGAGVTVAIVDAFDDPNAEKDLATYRSNYGLPACTTANGCFRKTDQRGGASYPKGDTGWAAEISLDLDAVSAACPACRILFVEADDNNDPNLYAADDTAVRMGPKFISNSWSDAESSGQKTDDQHLNVPGVLFAFATGDNGYAGGTQYPASSSYTLAVGGTSLSRTSNTRGWSESAWSGAGSGCSAYETQPTRQKNAATGCPKKANSDVSAVADPQTGLAIYDTYGQSGWLKYGGTSLATPLIAAMYALAGTPGAQDNPASYPYAHLGALNDVTSGSNGSCGTQICTARTGWDGPTGLGSPNGVSAFTPGTTTPPSGITVANPGDQNSTVGTPVSLKNTAAGGTAPYTWSATGLPTGLSIDTATGTVSGTPTTAGTYRPTLTAKDTTGATGATSLNWTVSSAGQGGTVTVTNPGAQTGFTGFQIAALQIRATDSKGLPLTYTATGLPAGLTISTSGTVSGTPTQAGIYTVTVKATDTASATGTATFTWTVYKLL, from the coding sequence ATGAAGTCGGCGGGGACGGCTCAGTCTCCCTCCGGCCAGGCGCTGGCCGCCCCGACACCGCCGAGCAGCCCGCAGCAGCCGCACCGCGCGTGCAACGACACACGGCCCGACCACGCCAACTGCCAGGCCCTACAGGCCGATTCCGCGGCCGACCAACAGCACGGCCTCAGCGCCGCGCCCTCGGGATACGGGCCCGCGGACATCCAGTCGGCCTACAACCTGCCGGCCGGAGGCGCCGGCGTGACCGTGGCGATCGTCGACGCGTTCGACGACCCCAACGCGGAGAAGGACCTGGCGACCTACCGCAGCAACTACGGGCTGCCCGCCTGCACCACGGCCAACGGCTGCTTCCGCAAAACCGATCAGCGCGGCGGCGCCTCCTATCCCAAGGGCGACACCGGATGGGCCGCGGAAATCTCCCTCGACCTGGACGCCGTCTCGGCAGCCTGCCCGGCCTGCCGCATCCTGTTCGTCGAAGCAGACGACAACAACGACCCCAACCTGTACGCAGCCGACGACACCGCCGTGCGCATGGGGCCCAAGTTCATCTCCAACTCCTGGAGTGACGCGGAAAGTTCGGGCCAGAAGACGGACGACCAGCACTTAAACGTCCCCGGTGTCCTGTTCGCCTTCGCCACCGGAGACAACGGCTACGCAGGCGGCACCCAGTACCCCGCCTCTTCTTCCTACACCCTCGCGGTCGGCGGCACCTCCCTCAGCCGCACCTCGAACACGCGGGGCTGGAGCGAATCCGCCTGGAGCGGAGCAGGCTCAGGCTGCTCCGCATACGAGACGCAGCCCACCCGGCAGAAGAACGCGGCAACCGGCTGCCCGAAGAAGGCCAACTCCGACGTCTCGGCCGTTGCCGATCCCCAAACCGGCCTGGCCATCTACGACACTTACGGACAGTCGGGCTGGTTGAAGTACGGCGGCACCAGCCTCGCCACTCCGCTGATCGCCGCCATGTACGCGCTCGCCGGCACGCCCGGAGCCCAGGACAACCCTGCCTCCTATCCCTACGCACACCTCGGCGCCCTCAACGACGTGACCTCAGGCAGCAACGGAAGCTGCGGCACCCAGATCTGCACCGCCCGTACGGGATGGGACGGCCCCACGGGTCTGGGGTCGCCCAACGGAGTCAGCGCGTTCACTCCCGGCACCACCACGCCGCCTTCCGGCATCACCGTCGCCAACCCAGGTGACCAGAACAGCACGGTCGGCACGCCCGTGTCCCTGAAGAACACCGCGGCGGGCGGTACCGCCCCCTACACCTGGTCCGCCACCGGCCTGCCGACAGGACTGTCCATCGACACAGCCACCGGCACCGTCTCCGGCACCCCGACCACCGCCGGAACCTACAGGCCGACACTCACCGCCAAGGACACGACCGGCGCCACCGGCGCCACCTCGCTCAACTGGACGGTCAGCAGCGCAGGACAGGGCGGCACGGTCACCGTGACCAATCCCGGCGCCCAGACAGGCTTCACCGGATTCCAGATCGCAGCACTACAGATCAGAGCGACCGACAGTAAGGGCCTGCCGCTGACCTACACCGCCACCGGGCTCCCCGCCGGCCTCACCATCAGCACCAGCGGCACCGTCTCCGGCACCCCCACCCAGGCCGGCATCTATACGGTGACGGTCAAGGCCACCGACACGGCCAGTGCCACTGGCACGGCCACCTTTACCTGGACCGTGTACAAGCTCCTGTGA
- a CDS encoding TrmB family transcriptional regulator gives MTHLLDPIGLSADDSVLYRHLLDHPHTHPADISRATSLSASAVRTSMRRLTGAGLITHVPGAQERYLALPPHSALEPLLQRREEALAGLRAHSRELARRTRATTPPSGHLVETICGQEAVLAKIAELELGAHHEVCVIDSPPYLTGPVANSHELKALSRGVTYRAVYHAPSLAEPGNAALLDHYIAAGEQARSLPQAQLKCSSSTDNKPSSRSASPARTPRADS, from the coding sequence ATGACGCACCTCCTTGACCCCATAGGGCTGTCGGCCGACGACAGCGTCCTCTACCGACACCTGCTGGACCACCCCCACACCCATCCTGCCGACATCAGCCGTGCCACCTCCCTTTCCGCTTCGGCGGTGCGGACGAGCATGCGACGCCTCACCGGCGCAGGTCTGATCACCCACGTACCAGGAGCACAGGAGCGATACCTCGCCCTGCCACCCCACAGCGCACTCGAACCCCTCCTGCAACGCCGCGAGGAGGCCCTGGCAGGACTCCGCGCGCACAGCAGGGAACTCGCACGGCGAACGAGAGCGACCACCCCACCGTCCGGTCACCTCGTCGAAACCATCTGCGGACAAGAGGCGGTCCTGGCCAAGATTGCGGAGCTGGAGCTCGGCGCCCACCACGAGGTCTGCGTCATCGACAGCCCGCCCTACCTCACGGGCCCCGTAGCGAACTCCCATGAGCTGAAAGCCCTCTCGCGCGGTGTCACCTACCGGGCCGTCTACCACGCTCCCTCACTCGCCGAGCCCGGCAATGCCGCCCTGCTGGACCACTACATCGCCGCAGGAGAGCAGGCACGCAGCCTCCCCCAAGCCCAGCTGAAATGCTCCTCGTCGACGGACAACAAGCCCTCATCCCGCTCAGCTTCACCAGCCAGGACGCCACGAGCAGACTCCTGA
- a CDS encoding response regulator transcription factor: MGQATSAGRRADDVQRRDREILRLMAAGLKDRAVARALGISERTVIRRIQELMTTLDATTRFQAGVRAHDAGWLSADPPA, encoded by the coding sequence ATGGGACAAGCGACCAGCGCGGGCCGGCGCGCTGACGATGTGCAGAGGCGCGACCGGGAAATCCTCCGCCTGATGGCTGCCGGGCTCAAAGACCGAGCCGTCGCCCGAGCTCTCGGTATCAGCGAACGGACCGTCATCCGGCGCATCCAGGAACTGATGACCACGCTCGACGCAACCACCCGCTTCCAGGCCGGCGTTCGGGCCCACGACGCGGGGTGGCTCAGCGCCGATCCGCCGGCGTGA